Sequence from the bacterium genome:
AAAGCCAACTACGAGTTCAATGCGGTCCATATCCCCAAGACCATCGACAACGACCTGCGCGAGACCGACCATTGCCCGGGTTTCGGCTCGGCGGCGCGGTTCGTGGCCCTGGCGTTCCAGGGCGCGAACCTGGACAACCGCAGCCTGCCGGGTGTCTACATCGGCGTGGTGATGGGCCGTCATGCCGGGTTCCTCACCGCGGCCTCGGTCCTGGGCAAGAAATATGAGGACGACGGGCCGCACCTGGTGTACGTGCCCGAGACCACGTTCGTGGTGGACAAGTTCCTGGCGGATGTGGACGCCGTGTACAAGAAATACGGCCGCTGCATCATCGCGGTGAGCGAGGGCGTGCACGATGAGTCCGGCAGTCCGATCATCCAGGTGGTGCGCGGCAAGGTCGAGACCGACAGCCACGGCAACGTGCAGCTTTCGGGCAGCGGCGCGCTGGGCGACGCCCTGAGCGACCTGATCAAGGAGAGGCTGAATATCAAGCGTGTGCGCTCCGATACGTTCGGTTACCTGCAGCGCTGTTTCCCCGGCATCGTCTCCGAGGTGGACCAGCTCGAGGCGCGCCAGGTGGGGGTGGAGGCCGTGCGGGCCGCGGTGAGCGGCGTGGGCGACGGCAGCGTGGCGATCCGCCGCGTGAGCAGCAACCCCTACAAGGTGAGCTATGATGTGGTGCCGCTGGAGAAAGTGGCCCGTCACACCACCGCGCTGGCCAAGGAATACCTAGTGGGCGACAACGGGATCAGCCAGAAGTTCGTGGACTACGCCCTTCCTCTGGTGGGCAAGCTCCCCGAGCTGGGCCGTCTGAGCGACGCCCCCATCGCCTGAGCCGGTTGGATGAAGAGATAACAGAAGGGCCGTCCCGGACGCGCGGGGCGGCCCTTTTTGCTATTGAGGTCACGGCGCGCCGGGCCGTTTGTTTTTACCTCCCCCTTGCTAAGGGGGGAACCAGCGGCCTGCTGTGCGGTGCGGCTTGACAGGGTTCGGCGGAAGCGATTCAGAAGCCACACACCCCGTCGGCTTGCGCTGCCACCACTCTTTTTAGAGGGGAACGAAAACGCCTTCTTATAAGCAGCGTGGGAGGGCATAGGACATTTCTGTATAAAGCCACTCTTGAGGGATGCCCTCGTCAGCGGGTGGGGGTGTAACATTGGAGACAGGGAAAAAAAGCGGGCGAACACAAGGTTCGCCCGTTATCTCTCTACAGCCCATACTCCCTGATCTTGCGGTACAGCGTGCGCTCGCCGATCCCCAGCACCTTGGCCGCCCGTCGGCGGTTGCCGTCCACACTGTCCAGGGTGCGCTGGATCGCCTGGCGCTCGATCTCGCGCATGCTGCCCGCGCGGCGCGAGGCGGAGGAGTGCTCCTCCGGCTCCTCGAACTGCACGCTGCCGATCTCCGAAATATCTCCGTTGGCATGGCCGAGTCCCTGGGACGATCCCGCGGGCGGGGGCGGCGGGCCGTAGAAATCCTCCAGGCGCCCGGTCCGGCGTTGGCCCAGAAGGAGCTGCCGGATCTCGTGCAGCTCCTGCTGCATGGTCATCACCGCCTTGTAGAGGAGCCGCAGCTCGGCGCCCTCGGCGTGGGGGCCGCCGGAGTCGGCGCTGTCCTGACCGAACGGCACCGGTAGAAGGCGCTCCGGGCGTCCGCGGCGGTAGATCTGCTCCGGGATGTCCCGGGCGCGGATACGGCTGCCCAGCGACAGCACGACCATAGACTCGGCCAGGTTGCGCAGCTCGCGCACGTTGCCCGGCCAGTCGTAGTTTTTAAGCACCTCCTGCGCGTCCTCGTCGATCCCGGCGAACGTGCGGTTGTTCTCGCGGCAGAACTGCTGAATGAACCCGTCGAACAGCAGCGGGATATCGTCGCGGCGCTCCCGGAGCGACGGCACATGGATGGAGAGAACTTTCAGCCGGTAGTAGAGGTCGCGCCGGAAAGCGCCACGCTCCACCTCCAGCTCCAAGTTCTTGTTGGTGGCGGTCACCACCCGCACATCCACCCGGATGCGCTGGCTGCCGCCCACGCGCATGATCTCGCGCTCCTCCAGCACCCGCAGCAGCTTGACCTGCACGGTCAGGGGCATTTCGCCCACCTCGTCCAGGAAAATGGTCCCGCCGTGGGCGAACTCGAAATGCCCCTTGCGCAGGGCCGTGGCCCCGGTGAACGAGCCTTTCTCGTGCCCGAACAGCTCGCTTTCCAGCACGCCCTCGGCGATAGCGCCGCAGTTGACCGCGATGAAGGGTTTCAGGCGGCGGGAGCTCAGGCTGTGGATAGCCTGGGCCACCAGTTCCTTTCCAGTACCGCTCTCGCCCGAGATCATCACCGTGGAGTTGACCTGGCTGTACTGGGCCACCCGCTCTATCACCTCGCGCATGGCCGGGGTGCGGCCGATTATCCGCGTGCTGCCGATCAGGCGCTTGCGCTCGATCAGGCGGCTCACCGCCTGGACTATCTCGTTGTCCTGGACCGGCTTCTCGAACACCTCATCCACCAGCAAATGGTCGAAATACGACAGGCTCTCCGGCTCGGTCGGCTCGACCAGACAGATCACGCCCAGGGCGGGCGGAGCGGTCTTGATCGACTGGAGGAAAGCCTGACGGGCCGGTTCGTGCACGGCCCCGGTGATTATCACGATCAGCGCCTGTTCGGTCGTCTCGGAAAGCTTCTTGATTCCGGGCAGACGGCCCGTGCTCTCGACCCGCATCCCGGCCGCGCTCAGCCAGCCTATCACGCGCGAGGCCGATTCCTGGTCATCCTCTGTCACCAGTATCCTGTAATCGTCCAGTTCCATCCCTGTCCCCATTTGAAAGTAGTATGACAAAATGGCAGTTAAATATAAGGCCGCGGTGCCCTGGGGTCAAACAATTGGCCGTATGGGGGGCCAACCTGTCAGTAATCCGTGAGAACGGCGATTAGGGTATGGCGAAAACCAACCTTGGCTTTATATTGAGTGAGTGCTGACCTGCGCGCCTTTTTTCCGCTGCAACCCACAATACATGAGGAAAGCGATGAGGCTGACCACCGCATTTGAGCTTACCCTGCTCTGCGTATCGCCCTGTTTCCTGCTGGCACAGGCCGCAGTCGGAGGTGGGAGAGTGGGTTACGAGTACTGGATACCGAACTCCGAGACCGACTCCGCGGCCATGCACGGGATCCATTTCCGGGAATTCATCAACGGCTCGGCGCATCTCCCGCCGTACGAGTTCCGCTACCAGCGTTGGGATGACCCGCAACTCGGCGAGCTGAACCGCCGCCTGGGCGTGGACAGCCTGGTGGCCGGGGCGAAGGACGACCTGGAGGCGGCCAGCCGGATCGCGCTCAAGGTCTGCAACCTCTGGGCGCACACCGCGCCGGTGGAATATCCGGTCTGGAACGCCCTCGGCCTTCT
This genomic interval carries:
- a CDS encoding sigma 54-interacting transcriptional regulator; this translates as MELDDYRILVTEDDQESASRVIGWLSAAGMRVESTGRLPGIKKLSETTEQALIVIITGAVHEPARQAFLQSIKTAPPALGVICLVEPTEPESLSYFDHLLVDEVFEKPVQDNEIVQAVSRLIERKRLIGSTRIIGRTPAMREVIERVAQYSQVNSTVMISGESGTGKELVAQAIHSLSSRRLKPFIAVNCGAIAEGVLESELFGHEKGSFTGATALRKGHFEFAHGGTIFLDEVGEMPLTVQVKLLRVLEEREIMRVGGSQRIRVDVRVVTATNKNLELEVERGAFRRDLYYRLKVLSIHVPSLRERRDDIPLLFDGFIQQFCRENNRTFAGIDEDAQEVLKNYDWPGNVRELRNLAESMVVLSLGSRIRARDIPEQIYRRGRPERLLPVPFGQDSADSGGPHAEGAELRLLYKAVMTMQQELHEIRQLLLGQRRTGRLEDFYGPPPPPAGSSQGLGHANGDISEIGSVQFEEPEEHSSASRRAGSMREIERQAIQRTLDSVDGNRRRAAKVLGIGERTLYRKIREYGL
- a CDS encoding 6-phosphofructokinase, which encodes MASQLSGAAVIGQSGGPTNVINQSLIGAILEANKHPDLITNLYGALNGVDGILKERFINLRAESQENLELVARTPSSALRSVRKKPTAEECEKIFQVFQKHGVRYFFYIGGNDSAETAYIINEAAKKANYEFNAVHIPKTIDNDLRETDHCPGFGSAARFVALAFQGANLDNRSLPGVYIGVVMGRHAGFLTAASVLGKKYEDDGPHLVYVPETTFVVDKFLADVDAVYKKYGRCIIAVSEGVHDESGSPIIQVVRGKVETDSHGNVQLSGSGALGDALSDLIKERLNIKRVRSDTFGYLQRCFPGIVSEVDQLEARQVGVEAVRAAVSGVGDGSVAIRRVSSNPYKVSYDVVPLEKVARHTTALAKEYLVGDNGISQKFVDYALPLVGKLPELGRLSDAPIA